A window from Rhinoraja longicauda isolate Sanriku21f chromosome 26, sRhiLon1.1, whole genome shotgun sequence encodes these proteins:
- the LOC144606279 gene encoding phosphorylase b kinase gamma catalytic chain, skeletal muscle/heart isoform-like has translation MTREDEMPDWEGAQEFYSKYDPKDVLGRGVSSVVRRCVERKTDIQYAVKIIDITSEHLTPEELEEICTSTTQEINILKEVSGHPHIISLNDCYESSSFYFLVFDLMKKGELFDYLTEKVTLSEKEARSIMRALLEVVQFLHSKNIVHRDLKPENILLDDDMKVKLSDFGFALQLAPGEKLRELCGTPGYLAPEILLCSMDEMHTGYSKEVDLWSCGVIMYTLLSGSPPFWHRKQMLMLRMIMEGNYNYDSPEWQDRSDTVKDLISQLLVVKPEERYTADQALAHPFFQQYLVEEVRHFSPYRKFKTIIWTVLASVRIYYNYRRAKPPSKQVLIRDPYAFKGVRKIIDGCAFKVYGHWVKKGLQQNRAALFENSPKAVLFSLREATAQLA, from the exons TAGCGTGGTCAGGCGCTGTGTAGAGAGGAAGACAGATATACAGTACGCCGTGAAGATTATTGACATCACATCGGAGCATCTGACCCCAGAGGAGTTGGAAGAGATTTGTACGTCAACCACGCAGGAAATCAACATCCTCAAAGAAGTCTCGGGACACCCACATATAA TTTCGTTAAATGACTGCTATGAATCTTCAAGCTTCTACTTCTTGGTGTTTGATCT GATGAAGAAGGGAGAACTCTTTGActacctgactgaaaaagtcacaTTGAGTGAGAAGGAGGCCAG AAGCATCATGCGAGCACTGCTGGAGGTGGTTCAGTTCCTCCATTCCAAGAACATCGTGCACCGTGATCTTAAACCCGAGAACATACTTCTGGATGATGACATGAAGGTTAAGCTGTCTGACTTTGGGTTTGCCCTACAACTGGCCCCTGGGGAAAAGTTACGAG AACTGTGTGGGACCCCAGGGTACCTGGCTCCAgaaatcctcctgtgctccatggatgaAATGCATACTGGCTATAGCAAAGAAGTGGATTT GTGGAGCTGTGGGGTGATCATGTACACACTACTCAGCGGCTCCCCACCATTCTGGCACAGGAAGCAGATGCTGATGCTCAGGATGATCATGGAGGGAAATTATAACTACGATTCTCCGGAATGGCAAGACCGGTCCGACACTGTAAAAGACTTG ATATCTCAACTGTTGGTGGTCAAACCCGAGGAGCGTTACACGGCAGACCAGGCGCTGGCCCACCCGTTCTTCCAACAGTACCTGGTGGAGGAGGTTCGCCACTTCAGCCCCTACAGGAAGTTTAAG ACCATCATCTGGACTGTTCTGGCCTCCGTTCGCATTTACTACAATTACCGACGTGCGAAGCCTCCCAGCAAACAAGTGCTCATCCGCGATCCCTACGCTTTTAAGGGAGTTCGTAAAATTATCGATGGCTGCGCTTTCAAGGTGTACGGACATTGGGTGAAGAAGGGTTTGCAACAGAATCGAGCAGCTTTGTTTGAGAATTCTCCAAAAGCCGTCCTGTTCTCCCTGAGAGAGGCCACAGCCCAGCTGGCATGA